Proteins found in one Erythrobacter sp. 3-20A1M genomic segment:
- a CDS encoding TonB-dependent receptor, which yields MLRGRIGLVSRTLSSSAMGVVLLAGIGLPCTVAHAQTAEEDPATQAEPETAIDENVIIVTGFRGSLKEAQDIKREAVNVVDSIVAEDIAKMPDLNIAESIQRIPGVAVSREGGEGRNITLRGFAPDFTRTTLNGMEVPASSDGLDSGGFTINAGRSFDFHIFASELFNRIDVQKSQRASTEEGGIAGTVDLYTAHPFDYPGLTVVGSAQAGYNSLSHKIDPRFTALVSDTFADGLIGVLFSAAYSERTVRQEGFGTVRYTSPYETGDSWADTNPTVIGTVDGSCGAADPLDCLWAPRLPRADYFGNDQKRLGLTGSVQLAPADGLKLSFDWLHSELENDRRNYNSMEWLLTHGDPGNFTGQTPLEFVVGPDGKQLIAASFDDVTSWFESRYQYSKSTFNQYMFNADYDVSDDITFSGLVGYAADQADRTELRFYTRSAPHFYSYDFRDNPYVAQVDYGGWDPNDPDNFINAQTSGNRINNVDKKNFTTKGDFVYDGDRFSVLLGAAYNDRSVRYEEGYGDAVSQSPLDYIIPFPIDNFGRGLDETLVPFAVVDFDALRSAGGFPAGYTLDVGRGWKVSEETLGGYVEINSDFDIGSMLLRANAGVRYVRTKVTSEAVLNGTNVEQGNTYDNYLPSLNLALEITPDVVARFAYGRSMTRPGLGSLNIAGPSFGYTTRTVSNLGNPALKPYESNDLDLSFEYYTPNGGLVAVALFNKDIVTSLKTDVVEQMIDPVFWPGIYADPVYDPSYNADPAEVPYTFYIPVNSDDGNRVRGIEVTVNQPFTFLPGMLQYFGVAANYTHVSAEDSTGLSPNSYNATFYYDHKDYGVRLSVNKRDDYLLSEPGGNGHVQERKYGPTHVDFSAFVNVTEKFAVTLEGINITDEKELIYGTGFGDQYLPREYSHTGAQWFLGARYTY from the coding sequence ATGCTGAGAGGTCGGATTGGCTTGGTTTCGCGCACGCTGTCGTCGTCGGCGATGGGCGTTGTGCTGTTGGCGGGAATCGGGCTGCCATGCACGGTCGCCCATGCGCAAACCGCCGAAGAAGATCCCGCGACCCAGGCCGAGCCTGAAACCGCGATCGACGAGAACGTCATTATCGTCACCGGCTTTCGCGGGTCGCTGAAGGAGGCGCAGGATATCAAGCGCGAGGCGGTCAACGTCGTCGACAGCATCGTCGCCGAAGACATCGCCAAGATGCCGGACCTGAACATCGCCGAATCGATCCAGCGTATTCCCGGCGTCGCGGTTTCGCGCGAGGGCGGCGAGGGTCGCAACATTACTTTGCGCGGCTTCGCACCCGATTTTACCCGCACGACGCTCAACGGCATGGAAGTGCCTGCCAGCTCCGACGGTCTCGATTCCGGTGGCTTCACGATCAACGCGGGGCGCTCTTTCGACTTCCACATCTTCGCATCCGAGCTATTCAACCGGATCGACGTTCAGAAGTCGCAACGCGCCTCGACCGAAGAAGGCGGCATCGCCGGCACCGTCGACCTCTATACCGCGCACCCCTTCGATTATCCGGGGCTGACCGTGGTGGGATCGGCGCAGGCCGGCTACAATTCGCTCAGCCACAAGATCGACCCCCGGTTCACCGCGCTGGTCAGCGATACGTTCGCGGACGGCCTGATAGGCGTTCTGTTCTCCGCTGCATATTCGGAGCGCACCGTGCGGCAGGAAGGCTTCGGCACCGTTCGCTACACCTCGCCCTACGAAACCGGCGATAGCTGGGCCGATACCAACCCGACCGTCATCGGAACGGTCGACGGCAGCTGCGGCGCGGCCGACCCGCTGGACTGCCTGTGGGCCCCTCGCCTGCCGCGCGCCGACTACTTCGGCAACGATCAGAAGCGGCTGGGGCTGACCGGCTCGGTTCAGCTCGCGCCCGCCGATGGGCTGAAGCTTTCGTTCGACTGGCTGCATTCGGAACTGGAGAACGACCGGCGCAACTACAACTCGATGGAATGGCTGCTGACCCACGGCGATCCCGGTAACTTCACCGGCCAGACGCCGCTGGAATTCGTGGTCGGTCCCGACGGGAAGCAACTGATCGCAGCGTCGTTCGACGATGTGACCAGCTGGTTCGAAAGCCGCTACCAGTATTCGAAATCGACCTTCAACCAGTACATGTTCAACGCCGATTACGACGTCAGCGACGACATCACGTTTAGTGGTCTGGTCGGATATGCGGCGGACCAGGCGGACCGTACCGAGCTGCGTTTCTACACCCGCTCCGCGCCCCACTTCTACAGCTACGATTTCCGGGACAACCCGTACGTCGCGCAAGTGGACTACGGAGGCTGGGATCCGAACGACCCGGACAATTTCATCAACGCGCAGACATCGGGCAATCGCATAAACAACGTCGACAAGAAGAATTTCACCACGAAAGGTGACTTCGTGTACGACGGCGATCGCTTCAGCGTCCTGCTTGGCGCGGCCTATAACGACCGGTCGGTTCGCTATGAAGAAGGCTATGGCGATGCGGTTTCCCAGTCGCCACTCGATTACATCATCCCCTTCCCCATCGACAATTTCGGACGCGGACTGGACGAAACTCTGGTTCCATTTGCAGTCGTTGATTTCGACGCACTGCGATCGGCTGGCGGGTTCCCCGCGGGCTACACTCTCGACGTCGGACGCGGCTGGAAAGTTTCGGAGGAAACGCTGGGCGGGTATGTCGAGATCAATTCCGATTTCGACATCGGCTCCATGCTGCTGCGTGCGAATGCCGGCGTTCGCTACGTCCGGACCAAGGTGACGTCGGAAGCGGTCCTCAACGGCACCAATGTCGAGCAGGGCAACACCTACGACAATTACCTCCCGTCGCTGAACCTTGCGCTGGAGATCACGCCCGATGTCGTCGCCCGCTTCGCCTACGGGCGCAGCATGACGCGGCCGGGCCTGGGCTCGCTCAACATCGCCGGGCCGAGCTTCGGTTACACCACGCGCACCGTCAGCAATCTCGGCAATCCTGCCCTGAAGCCCTACGAGTCGAACGACCTCGACCTTTCGTTCGAATACTACACCCCCAATGGCGGCCTGGTGGCGGTCGCGCTGTTCAACAAGGACATCGTGACCTCGCTCAAGACCGACGTGGTCGAACAGATGATCGATCCGGTGTTCTGGCCCGGCATCTACGCGGACCCGGTCTACGACCCGTCGTACAATGCCGATCCGGCGGAGGTGCCCTACACTTTCTACATCCCGGTCAACAGCGACGACGGCAACCGGGTCCGGGGTATCGAAGTCACCGTGAACCAGCCGTTCACCTTCCTCCCGGGCATGCTCCAGTATTTCGGTGTCGCCGCCAACTACACCCATGTGTCGGCCGAAGATTCCACCGGACTGTCGCCCAACTCCTACAACGCCACGTTCTATTACGATCACAAGGATTACGGCGTGCGCCTGTCGGTCAACAAGCGCGATGATTATCTGTTGAGCGAACCGGGCGGAAACGGCCACGTCCAGGAGCGCAAATACGGCCCGACGCATGTCGACTTCTCGGCGTTCGTCAACGTGACCGAGAAGTTCGCGGTGACCCTCGAAGGGATAAATATCACCGACGAGAAGGAATTGATCTATGGCACGGGCTTTGGCGACCAATACCTTCCGCGCGAATACAGCCATACCGGCGCGCAGTGGTTCCTGGGTGCCCGATACACCTATTGA
- a CDS encoding sugar kinase, producing MSATVGGHVVCFGEMLLRLSPPAGTPLARADALDLHVGGAEANVAMALAGMGHPARMVTALPPNGLGQRAIAALGEAGVDTRAVVRSAGRMGTYFFEYPSGPIPGRVTYDREHSSFAQVRPEDLRFDDALDGAALLHMSGITPALGPNGVALAKAAVDAARRREVPICFDGNYRANLWSAWDGDARLILNDLVSQATILLGNHRDISLLLGEELEGSGPERRRIAAQRAFDAYPNLELIASTARHVETGQVHRLAARVDRRESCSQTDEVRIAPIVDRVGTGDAFATGILCGWLEGVELARMAQLGLKLAAMKHGRPGDVLAVTPEEVEAFDLSGGDVIR from the coding sequence ATGAGCGCGACGGTGGGGGGGCATGTCGTCTGTTTCGGCGAGATGCTGCTGCGGCTGTCGCCGCCCGCGGGCACGCCGCTGGCGCGGGCCGACGCGCTCGACCTGCATGTGGGCGGCGCGGAGGCCAATGTGGCCATGGCACTGGCGGGAATGGGGCATCCCGCCCGGATGGTCACCGCCCTCCCGCCGAACGGTCTTGGCCAGCGCGCCATAGCCGCTCTGGGAGAGGCCGGGGTCGATACGCGCGCGGTCGTGCGGTCGGCGGGGCGCATGGGGACATATTTCTTCGAATATCCATCGGGACCGATCCCGGGACGCGTGACCTACGACCGCGAACATAGCTCGTTCGCGCAGGTCCGCCCGGAAGACTTGCGGTTCGATGACGCTCTCGACGGTGCCGCGCTGCTGCATATGTCCGGAATAACGCCTGCGCTCGGCCCGAACGGTGTAGCGTTGGCGAAGGCGGCGGTCGATGCTGCACGACGTCGAGAGGTTCCGATCTGTTTCGACGGGAATTATCGCGCCAATCTGTGGAGCGCATGGGATGGCGATGCCCGATTGATCCTGAACGATCTGGTCTCGCAGGCAACCATCCTGCTCGGCAACCACCGCGATATCTCGCTGTTGCTGGGGGAGGAGCTGGAGGGGTCCGGCCCCGAACGCCGCCGGATCGCGGCGCAGCGCGCATTCGATGCCTATCCCAACCTGGAGCTGATCGCGTCCACCGCGCGCCATGTCGAAACGGGACAGGTCCACCGGCTGGCGGCGCGCGTCGATCGCCGCGAAAGCTGCTCGCAGACCGACGAAGTGCGCATCGCGCCGATCGTCGATCGGGTCGGCACGGGTGACGCCTTTGCCACGGGCATCCTGTGCGGCTGGCTCGAAGGGGTGGAGCTCGCCCGGATGGCGCAGCTCGGACTTAAGCTCGCGGCGATGAAGCATGGCCGACCGGGCGACGTTCTGGCTGTCACCCCCGAGGAGGTCGAGGCCTTCGACCTCTCGGGGGGCGATGTCATCCGCTAG
- a CDS encoding polysaccharide lyase family 1 protein, translated as MKFSSTLIGLVTGAALSLATPAALSAHPADPTNGGEGGRIVRVTTLAKDGPGSLAEALAGKGPRIIVFEVGGAIDLQRSSLRIDQPYVTIAGQTAPSPGITLLRGGIDVATHDVKISHLRVLTGVDGQAKRSGWEADAFSTIAAHDVVIENNTFMWAIDENMSASGPRFTGDTVADWRAGTSHDIVFRLNIAAEGLADASHPKGEHSKGSLVHDNTTGIVFDRNIWAHNVERSPLVKGGAQVLMVNNFIYDPMHRAVHYNLMDLEWAGHEPVTGQITAVGNVMRGGNSTDPELPFLMLGGVGDLAYYGRDNVAVDRHGTKLPDFGRYGDTAARLITAERPLASLEGYDIMPSSDVETTLLATAGARPWDRGDEEVRILFYIAEGRGHVIDSEEEVGGYPQIAPSRAPFVEKNWDLKTLTPKAGLYPGQKAGAQEHLSPRDREMRQTGK; from the coding sequence ATGAAATTTTCCAGCACCCTGATCGGGCTCGTTACCGGTGCCGCGCTATCGCTGGCAACACCCGCCGCCCTGAGCGCACATCCGGCCGATCCCACCAATGGCGGGGAAGGCGGGCGGATCGTGCGCGTCACTACGCTGGCCAAGGATGGACCGGGATCCCTGGCCGAAGCCCTGGCGGGCAAGGGGCCGCGTATCATCGTGTTCGAGGTTGGCGGCGCGATCGATCTGCAACGATCCTCGCTGCGTATCGACCAGCCTTATGTCACCATCGCGGGCCAGACCGCGCCCTCCCCCGGCATCACCCTGCTGCGCGGCGGCATCGACGTCGCGACCCACGACGTAAAGATCAGCCATCTGCGCGTCCTCACCGGGGTCGACGGGCAGGCCAAGCGCAGCGGCTGGGAAGCGGACGCCTTTTCCACCATCGCGGCGCATGACGTGGTGATCGAAAACAACACCTTCATGTGGGCGATCGACGAGAACATGTCTGCCAGCGGCCCCCGCTTCACCGGCGATACCGTCGCCGACTGGCGCGCGGGCACCAGCCACGACATCGTCTTTCGCCTCAACATCGCCGCCGAGGGGCTCGCCGATGCCAGCCATCCCAAGGGCGAGCATTCCAAGGGCTCGCTGGTTCACGACAACACCACCGGGATCGTGTTCGACCGCAACATCTGGGCGCACAATGTGGAGCGTTCCCCGCTGGTGAAGGGCGGCGCGCAGGTGCTGATGGTCAACAACTTCATCTACGACCCGATGCACCGGGCGGTGCATTACAATCTGATGGACCTCGAATGGGCCGGGCACGAACCGGTGACAGGCCAGATCACCGCGGTCGGGAACGTCATGCGCGGTGGCAACAGCACCGATCCCGAGCTCCCCTTCCTGATGCTGGGCGGGGTGGGCGATCTTGCCTATTACGGTCGCGACAACGTCGCGGTGGATCGCCATGGCACCAAACTGCCGGATTTCGGCCGCTACGGCGATACCGCGGCGAGGTTGATCACGGCGGAACGACCGCTCGCCTCGCTGGAGGGATACGACATCATGCCCTCCTCCGATGTGGAGACCACGCTGCTCGCTACCGCCGGTGCCCGCCCCTGGGACCGCGGCGACGAGGAGGTTCGCATCCTCTTCTACATTGCCGAGGGCCGCGGCCACGTCATCGATTCGGAAGAGGAAGTCGGCGGCTATCCGCAGATCGCGCCGAGCCGCGCGCCCTTCGTCGAGAAGAACTGGGATCTGAAGACGCTGACGCCGAAAGCCGGGCTATATCCCGGACAGAAGGCGGGCGCGCAGGAGCATCTGTCGCCGCGGGACCGGGAGATGCGGCAGACCGGGAAGTAA
- a CDS encoding alpha/beta hydrolase — MLPASADKPRTALSHSSTGDHTRLLDDSYTVSQRFEANSPAHRELAIPTLELGDGRRIMFDRLYAKRGMRELHADVFLPAPSAKPAQAIVLVHGGAWRSGNKSNFYAMANLLAQRGYAVVIPEYRLALESPYPAGLIDVNAAVGWTIENAQAFGIDPRRIAIGGESSGGQMASLIAYTGGTALFSGGAAHAPRLNALIDLDGVLDFTTPLALRYENAAGEDSAAARWLGGSMETAPQTWREASAATHLSAASPPTLIVSGEDDRFTAGRDEVIATLTAEGIPVRHVHFAGLPHTFWLFDPYLGQVVEAIDSFLKDLPPARPSQAEE; from the coding sequence ATGCTCCCCGCATCGGCGGATAAGCCGCGCACAGCACTCTCGCACAGCTCCACCGGCGACCACACGCGCTTGCTGGACGACAGCTATACGGTGTCGCAGCGCTTCGAAGCCAACAGCCCCGCGCACCGCGAATTGGCCATCCCTACCCTTGAGCTGGGGGACGGACGCCGGATCATGTTCGATCGGCTCTATGCAAAGCGCGGAATGCGCGAATTGCATGCCGACGTGTTCCTCCCCGCCCCTTCCGCCAAACCGGCGCAGGCGATCGTGCTGGTGCATGGTGGGGCTTGGCGGTCGGGCAACAAGTCCAATTTCTACGCCATGGCCAACCTGCTTGCGCAGCGCGGCTACGCGGTGGTCATACCCGAATACCGGCTGGCGCTGGAAAGCCCTTATCCTGCCGGACTGATCGACGTGAACGCGGCGGTCGGATGGACGATCGAAAACGCCCAAGCCTTCGGGATCGACCCCCGGCGGATCGCGATCGGCGGGGAATCGTCCGGCGGTCAGATGGCTTCGCTCATCGCGTATACCGGGGGAACGGCACTGTTCTCGGGCGGAGCGGCGCATGCGCCACGCCTCAATGCGCTGATCGATCTGGATGGGGTGCTGGATTTCACCACGCCACTCGCGCTGCGGTACGAAAACGCCGCAGGCGAGGACTCCGCCGCCGCACGCTGGCTTGGCGGGTCGATGGAAACCGCGCCGCAAACCTGGCGAGAGGCGAGCGCGGCCACCCATCTGAGCGCAGCTTCGCCACCTACTCTCATCGTGAGCGGAGAGGATGACCGGTTCACGGCCGGTCGTGACGAAGTCATCGCCACGCTCACCGCGGAGGGCATTCCGGTCCGCCACGTCCACTTCGCGGGACTGCCGCATACGTTCTGGCTGTTCGACCCCTATCTGGGACAGGTTGTGGAAGCGATCGACAGCTTCCTGAAGGACCTGCCGCCCGCGCGCCCATCGCAAGCCGAGGAATGA
- a CDS encoding TRAP transporter substrate-binding protein, whose translation MTGTPTADRRVFLKGVAGLGASALMAGCAPKLGGMLTAADAHPQNYPTVQAVRYMGDLLSEWTGGRLGIKIFAGGQLGSETDTLEITSFGGLDLTRVNFAPLNSIEPTTLPVCLPFIFNSVAHMRRVVDSDVGEEILASLEPHGLIGLCYYDSGARSFYNKRNPIRHPRDMAGLKLRVPPSDLYVAMINALGANAVPIPFGEIYQALTQGVIDGAENNWPTLVGERHYEAVSYFSLTEHLFTPEALVMSKASWDNLAEGDRSLVRRAAKRSVVEMRRLWDLRVAEAKRVIAASDVKVNAVDKAPFADLMRPVWDRFIVTPTQKSLVDRIVAMGQG comes from the coding sequence ATGACCGGTACGCCGACTGCCGATCGCCGCGTCTTCCTGAAGGGTGTCGCCGGTCTCGGAGCGTCCGCGCTCATGGCCGGCTGCGCGCCCAAGCTCGGCGGCATGTTGACCGCGGCCGATGCGCACCCGCAGAACTATCCGACGGTGCAGGCGGTGCGATATATGGGCGATCTGCTGTCCGAATGGACCGGTGGCCGCCTCGGCATCAAGATATTCGCGGGCGGCCAGCTCGGCAGCGAGACCGATACGCTGGAAATCACCAGCTTCGGCGGTCTGGACCTCACCCGCGTAAATTTCGCGCCGCTCAATTCGATCGAGCCGACGACCCTGCCGGTCTGCCTTCCCTTCATCTTCAATTCCGTGGCGCATATGCGCAGGGTGGTGGACAGCGACGTGGGCGAGGAAATCCTCGCCTCGCTCGAACCGCATGGGCTGATCGGCCTGTGCTATTACGATTCCGGCGCGCGCAGTTTCTACAACAAGCGCAACCCGATCCGCCATCCCCGGGACATGGCGGGGCTGAAGCTCCGCGTGCCGCCATCGGACCTCTACGTCGCGATGATCAACGCGCTGGGCGCGAACGCGGTGCCGATTCCCTTCGGCGAGATTTACCAGGCCCTGACGCAAGGGGTGATCGACGGTGCCGAGAACAATTGGCCGACGCTGGTGGGGGAGCGGCATTACGAAGCCGTCAGCTATTTCAGCCTGACCGAACATCTCTTCACCCCGGAGGCTTTGGTGATGAGCAAGGCGAGCTGGGACAATCTGGCGGAAGGCGATCGTTCACTGGTGCGCCGGGCGGCGAAGCGATCGGTCGTCGAGATGCGGCGCCTGTGGGATCTGCGCGTCGCCGAAGCGAAGCGGGTTATCGCCGCGTCCGACGTCAAGGTGAACGCAGTCGACAAGGCCCCGTTCGCCGATCTGATGAGGCCCGTTTGGGACCGGTTCATCGTGACGCCGACCCAGAAATCGCTGGTCGATCGCATCGTCGCAATGGGGCAGGGCTGA
- a CDS encoding TRAP transporter small permease has product MARTVSAWLVRLGSFGLVLMAIIVGWQVFGRFVLQSSPSWTEQASLVLMIWYVMFVTAAGVYEEFHIRITLLEERLGDRALSVRRVVALVIFLLGLVLCIFGAQLCWSVRDNVIASLGISRSIAYFPMPVSGLLMALFALPRVFTGLPFEPDQEDD; this is encoded by the coding sequence ATGGCGCGCACGGTTTCCGCCTGGCTGGTCCGCCTGGGGTCGTTTGGCCTCGTCCTGATGGCCATCATCGTGGGCTGGCAGGTGTTCGGGCGGTTCGTCCTGCAATCGAGCCCGTCCTGGACCGAGCAGGCCTCTCTGGTGCTGATGATCTGGTACGTGATGTTCGTGACCGCCGCGGGCGTTTACGAGGAATTCCACATCCGCATAACCTTGCTGGAGGAGCGACTGGGCGACCGGGCGCTGTCCGTGCGACGCGTGGTCGCGCTGGTCATTTTCCTGCTGGGTTTGGTGCTGTGCATTTTCGGTGCGCAGCTGTGCTGGTCGGTGCGCGATAACGTCATCGCTTCGCTCGGGATCAGCCGGTCGATCGCGTATTTCCCGATGCCGGTATCGGGGCTGCTGATGGCGCTGTTCGCCTTGCCCCGGGTTTTCACCGGCCTCCCTTTCGAACCTGATCAAGAAGACGACTGA
- the galE gene encoding UDP-glucose 4-epimerase GalE codes for MQTTVKSCILVTGGAGYIGSHAVHALRDAGRPVAVIDNLSTGFRFAVPEGVPFYEGDIANRDLLERIFAEQGMGDGRGAVMHFAGSIIVPESVAKPLWYYENNTVKSRGLIEAAVAAGVPHILFSSTAATYGVPDVSPVTEQTPTVPINPYGWSKLMTEQMLADTAHAHPVNFCALRYFNVAGADPQARTGQSTAGATHLIKVAVEAALGKRDCVSVFGTDYDTPDGTGVRDYIHVSDLAAAHVLALDALIAEPERSMTMNCGYGRGFSVLEVLDAVDRVTGGRIERVFGERRAGDPAMLVADISLLRATVPWTPRYDDLDTIIEHALKWEEKLTQLRDV; via the coding sequence ATGCAGACAACGGTTAAAAGCTGCATCCTCGTAACCGGCGGTGCGGGCTATATCGGTAGCCACGCGGTGCACGCCTTGCGCGATGCCGGGCGCCCCGTGGCGGTGATCGACAATCTTTCGACCGGTTTCCGCTTCGCGGTGCCAGAGGGCGTTCCCTTTTACGAAGGCGATATCGCCAACCGCGATCTGCTGGAGCGGATTTTCGCCGAACAGGGCATGGGCGATGGCCGAGGGGCGGTGATGCATTTCGCAGGCTCGATCATCGTGCCTGAATCGGTCGCCAAGCCATTGTGGTATTACGAGAACAATACCGTGAAGAGCCGCGGTCTCATCGAAGCTGCGGTGGCGGCTGGCGTGCCGCATATCCTGTTCAGCTCGACCGCCGCCACCTACGGCGTACCCGATGTTTCCCCGGTGACGGAGCAGACGCCGACCGTGCCGATCAATCCCTACGGCTGGTCAAAGCTGATGACCGAGCAAATGCTGGCGGATACCGCCCATGCCCATCCGGTCAACTTCTGCGCGCTGCGTTACTTCAACGTCGCCGGGGCCGATCCGCAAGCGCGCACAGGACAGTCGACTGCGGGGGCGACGCATCTGATCAAGGTCGCGGTCGAGGCCGCGCTGGGCAAGCGCGATTGCGTCAGCGTGTTCGGGACCGATTACGACACGCCCGACGGCACCGGCGTGCGCGACTACATTCATGTCAGCGATCTGGCGGCGGCACATGTGCTGGCGCTCGATGCGCTGATCGCCGAGCCCGAACGGTCGATGACCATGAATTGCGGCTACGGGCGCGGGTTCTCCGTACTCGAAGTGCTCGACGCGGTCGACCGGGTGACGGGAGGCCGGATCGAGCGCGTCTTCGGCGAGCGCCGCGCGGGCGACCCGGCCATGCTCGTCGCCGACATTTCGCTGCTGCGCGCGACCGTTCCCTGGACGCCGCGCTACGACGATCTCGACACGATCATCGAACACGCGCTGAAGTGGGAAGAGAAACTGACGCAATTGCGCGACGTCTAA
- a CDS encoding alpha/beta hydrolase, producing MALAAFGGGAASAAAASPGGATATLDLAGVSDTIALWPHGAPGDLDPNRIEQVVERSTDTDIRDRAMSGISNPRMLVVRARQPKGGALVVIPGGGYRHIVVDKEGLETARWAAENGLTAFVLFHRLPGEGWADRANVPSRDAQRAVRLARHHAGRYRFDPARLAMIGFSAGGHVAAEASLNATSANVPVDAADREAGTPACTALLYPVVSMREPLAHAGSRRLLLGERPTAAAENAHSPDRNVSGNAPPFFLAHAEDDGAVSVQNTLAMRDALKAKGIVVETHLFAKGGHGFGMRRIDRGALSLWPQMFLAWLKEHGIA from the coding sequence GTGGCTCTGGCGGCGTTCGGAGGCGGTGCCGCGAGCGCCGCAGCCGCGTCGCCCGGCGGCGCGACGGCGACGCTCGATCTTGCAGGCGTGTCGGACACGATCGCTCTTTGGCCCCATGGCGCTCCCGGCGATCTCGATCCGAACCGGATCGAGCAAGTGGTTGAGCGCAGCACCGATACCGATATCCGCGACCGCGCGATGAGCGGCATTTCCAACCCGCGTATGCTGGTCGTCCGTGCGCGGCAGCCCAAAGGGGGTGCGCTCGTCGTCATTCCCGGTGGCGGCTACCGGCATATCGTCGTCGACAAGGAGGGGCTGGAGACGGCTCGCTGGGCGGCGGAGAACGGCCTCACTGCCTTCGTACTGTTCCACCGCCTGCCCGGCGAAGGCTGGGCGGACCGTGCGAACGTCCCCTCTCGCGATGCGCAGCGCGCGGTGCGCCTGGCCCGCCATCACGCCGGACGCTACCGGTTCGATCCTGCGCGGCTCGCGATGATCGGATTTTCCGCCGGTGGGCACGTTGCCGCCGAAGCGTCGTTGAATGCCACCAGCGCGAACGTGCCGGTCGATGCCGCGGATCGGGAAGCTGGCACGCCGGCCTGCACCGCGTTGCTTTACCCCGTCGTTTCCATGCGCGAACCGCTGGCCCATGCCGGTTCGCGACGGCTACTGCTGGGTGAGCGACCCACGGCAGCAGCCGAGAACGCGCATTCGCCGGATCGCAATGTCTCTGGCAACGCACCGCCGTTCTTCCTCGCGCATGCCGAGGACGACGGGGCGGTTTCGGTACAGAACACGCTGGCGATGCGTGACGCTCTGAAAGCGAAGGGGATCGTGGTCGAGACTCACCTATTCGCGAAGGGCGGCCACGGTTTCGGAATGCGCAGGATCGATCGCGGCGCGCTGTCGCTCTGGCCGCAAATGTTCCTCGCGTGGCTGAAGGAGCACGGGATCGCATGA